The Symphalangus syndactylus isolate Jambi chromosome 1, NHGRI_mSymSyn1-v2.1_pri, whole genome shotgun sequence DNA segment CCACCAGAGTTATTTAATGTACCCAACAGAAAGTAACCCAGGATATTAGGACACCTGATCCCAAATCACCCTTAAATAGGGAAGTCCCCTCCTGTTTGTGCACGGCTGCTCTTGCTACAGGAGACTCGGGACAGAGGACTGCTGTCTGCCCTCTCTGGTCACTCTGCCTAACTTCAGGATCTGTAAGTAACACAAACCTTAAACTCTCACATTGAGGTTTCAACATTGAAGCTGTGCCCCCGGTCTGACCTGTGACTCCTGGACCACCCCAGAGGGACCTAGTGGGTGAATTCCCTGCTGTGCATTTCTCTCTGAACCTCTGGTGGTTGCCTGGGGCACTGGCTACCAGCTAAGTTAATacagaaactcaggaaatttcCCTCGAAATACACGTGTCCTACTTCACATGTCTAAGGGAGACAATAGCAGCTCCTTGatacactattttattttgagagaagCCTATCCTGCTCCTTGGCCTGTTTTTCAATCAGGTTACTTGTTATTTGCTTTTGAGTTGTTTGACTTCCTTATGTATTTGGATATTTACCCCTTCTACCACCTagggtttgcaaatattttctctcatgttCTGGGTCACTTTCTCActcagttgtttgtttttttgatttttgccgttcagGTGCTTTAATGTTCAATGCAGCCCCACTTGTCTATTTTCCCTTTCATTGCCTGTGTCTTTGCTGTCACAGCAAAGATATCATTACCAACATCAACGTCAAAGCATTATCTTCATACGTTCCTCTCAtcattttatggtttcaggtctatgTTTGGGTCTTCGaaacattttgagttgatttgtgtatgtaGTATATGATAAAAAACCAactgtagccgggcgcggtggctcacacttgtaaccccagcactttgggaggctgaggcgggcggatcacgaggtcaggagatcgagaccacggtgaaaccccgtgcctactaaaaatacaaaaaaattagctgggcgtggtggcgggcgcctgtagtcccagctactcggagaggctgaggcaggagaatggtgtgaacctgggaggcggagattgcagtcagctgagattgcgccactgcactccagcctgggtgacagagtgagactccacctcaaaaaaaaaaaaaaaaaaaaaaaaaccaactgtaTATGAACATCAAATCCTAACTTGGTATACAATAGATTTATAccatttttaattcttattcACATCTCAGTAGAGCTGGAAAAATTTCTTTTGGATGTAGATGAACTGTTTACCTCGATATCACTGTGTTCATTTCACCCATCACGTGATAGGGTCATGGTCCCCTTCACACTGGCTCCTACAGGAGGCTACTCACCCCATGCCTTCATGAGGGTGGTCACGCCCTTGATGCCTGCAACAAATGACTCTTCACTTGATAGGAATTTATGCCTGCTGCCAGAGTGTAGACCTCCAGGGAGTAGTGGGGCCATCTGCAGAAAATGACACATTTGCTGCCTGAACTTATTGAACAAAAGCACTGCTGTTATCTTTTGgctgattattaaaaagtaaatatgtaaTGAAGTGAGAAACAGGAAAAACATGCCAGGACCCTCATCTCCACCATCCTCTCCAAACACCTGCTCCATCTACTCACACTTTCCAGTGTGAATAGAGATTCACACTAGAATAAAAGCTGAGAGATcaaaggaggaaaagagggacATTGAGACCAATGGGATCCCACACAATCTCCAATGAAATTCACACCTCCTCTCACTGAGAAGTTTCAAAGTTTCTTGTCTCCGAGCCTTCTCTCTGCAGACCTATAAACCCAGGCTAACTCCTCTCTCCCCACACATCTGctcctgctctccctcctccaggtCACTGTAGCCATGAGGACCCTTGCCCTACTCACCGCCACCGTTCTCTTGGTGGCCCTGCAGGCTCTGGGGGAGCCACTTCAGGCAAGAGCTGATGAAGCTGCAGCCCAGGAGCAGACTGGAGCAGATGATCaggaagtggctcatgcctttacaTGGGATGAAAGTGCCGCCCTTCCGCTTTCAGGTGAGAGAGCCCGGCATACAGAGCTGCGGGGTCTAGAGGGATGGACGGGAGACAGAGTCTGGAATCGAGTCTCAATTGTCCATGTCACTTAGGTGGCTTCATTTAGCATCTCTGGTCCTTgggtttctcatctataaattgaatagagAGCCCAATAAATCTAACAGGTCTTCTGTCTATAAAGACTTGAGGCTGCTCTCCCTGGAGAGTAGCCATTATTttactcctttactttcttaataatccttacactttagaaaaaataaataaaaaggaaagacttGATTCCAAGATATGCCTGTGAAACTCAGTAGGTTTCAGATATGAAGAGACAGTCTGACTAGTTCTTTCTGGATCTAAACAAGTAGACTTCATTACAAGGACAATAATTTACTGTATCTATAGAATGGATTTTGAAAAGTAGAGCCAAACCTAAGAGGGTGttcaggtgtgtgtgtgatggggcaGAAGCACAAAAATGAGAGCAAATGAGAATGAGTCTCAAATCCTGTGTGACCAGCACTGCTCTGTGTATTTATTCCTATTGACTGAGGTTGTTCATGCCACCGGCCTTAATGCAGACAACATCACTCATCAGCTGGCACGTGACTTCTCCAAGATTCCCTTTACAACCCACTGTTGACCTTGGTGATCCACTTATGATGCTTTCTCTGTGTCCCCAGGCTCAGGGAGAGGCTTGAGGTGCTTTTGCAGAACAGGAATTTGCCTTTTGGCTCTACGTCGCTTTGGGTCCTGCGCCTTTGGTAGATTCTACCGGATCTGCTGCCGCTGAGCTTGCAGCATCAAGAAAAATAAGCTCATTATTTCCTTGAGAGTAGAAGAAATTCTTACTATTCCTGTACCTTATCCtcaatttcattttctcatcCTAAATAAATACCTTATCGCAAGATTTCTGTCTTTACATCTCTTTCACATTTGATGTCTCTTTGTGTCTCAAGACACTTGGCATGCACCTACCAGAATCCTcagtttttaaacaaaacaaaattccaaaTTCTAGGAATTTCAAGCAGGATTTGGGCTTCAGACTCTAACTGAAAAGAAGGCCCATATGATACCACCAATCTCCCCATCCACTGCTCTGTCTTTTCACTCTGCCTCATTTTCTCTGGATCCACTCAAAGAGCTCCCATGTACCGGGCAAAGAATCAGTGTCAGCTTAAATTTCATGCAGTCACAAAATCGTTACTTCCTGGGAAAACCACCATCCTCTGTGCTAAATAATTCGAGTTTCATTGAACAGTGTCAGATTCTACATTTTCCTTTTAAGACGTAGGGTTACATGGGATCCACTGAAACAACTTTCATTAAGAGGGAAATGGGTTGTTAGCAAAGGCGgcatgcatggaacagaaagcacAGCAGTTCACACAGGCAGGTCCTCATTAAAAGCACCCTCCAGCCAGGTCTACTAAGACACGGATTTGACACCCATAAAGTTGTCTTCACACCCAGAAAACGCACAAGCACAAATGCTCCACTGCACTTTGCAACATGCACTCTCCTGTGCTGCCTTAAAGCTGCTGAGAATCTGATTCTGCCCGGAAAATACAGCTTCAGAGGGGATAAGGGGTGAGGGAGGGAAAGCATTTCACCAGGAAAACGGTAGCCTTCTTGTTGCTGCAGGGTGCTGAGGCACCTAAGGGTCCAGGCACCCCACTGGGACACTGCATGGATGGAGAAGCCCATGCAGACCCCAGGGAGGACAGAGTGGGTGCCCACCTCCAGTGCATTTCCCCTAGCTCACCCAGGGTTTCACCTTTCCTGCCTTTGTCTTCAGGGAAGTTGAGGCCAACGGCTCTCCCTATTGCAACGTTCTGACTCCTATTTCACCAGTCTACAATAAGCGCTTCCTTCACATTTCTAAGACATCTTGGTGAATTTTTTCTTGTACAATAAATGAAATAGGTTTCTTTggctatttcttttctgattttctaaaCTCGGCTTACAAGCCAAACCAGAATGAAAGGGATCTGAAAACTActcattccattttatgaatatctgaattttttcctttttcactaagAAACAAACAACTCATGAAGAACCTAAGTGAAAGAGTCCCCTCTAACATTTCCCCTCAGTCACCCTCCCAACCTCTCAATGCTGTGTCC contains these protein-coding regions:
- the LOC129491159 gene encoding theta defensin subunit D-like encodes the protein MRTLALLTATVLLVALQALGEPLQARADEAAAQEQTGADDQEVAHAFTWDESAALPLSGSGRGLRCFCRTGICLLALRRFGSCAFGRFYRICCR